From the genome of Oscillatoria sp. FACHB-1407, one region includes:
- a CDS encoding hemerythrin domain-containing protein — MAKKKATDILSLIEADHRTAEKIFAEAEGAKGAKKMQECFDQLYKELNLHAYAEELVFYPAMQDHEETQEYIEEAEEEHNSVKILLEEMKSLEIGGSEFKTRMMHLKESIMHHVEEEESEIFEAVRGCMGEEELMELGQEFQAAKGRMEAEVEESLAKR, encoded by the coding sequence ATGGCTAAGAAAAAGGCAACTGATATCCTGTCACTCATAGAAGCAGATCACCGCACAGCAGAGAAAATTTTTGCGGAAGCTGAGGGTGCCAAAGGTGCTAAAAAAATGCAGGAGTGTTTTGATCAGCTCTACAAAGAACTGAACTTGCACGCCTACGCTGAGGAGTTAGTCTTCTATCCTGCAATGCAAGATCACGAGGAAACTCAGGAATACATTGAAGAAGCAGAAGAAGAGCACAACTCTGTAAAAATTCTGCTCGAAGAGATGAAATCTCTTGAGATCGGTGGCTCTGAATTTAAGACCAGAATGATGCACTTGAAAGAGTCTATCATGCATCACGTTGAGGAAGAGGAGAGCGAGATCTTTGAAGCCGTACGTGGATGCATGGGCGAGGAAGAGTTGATGGAATTGGGACAAGAATTCCAGGCAGCCAAAGGCAGAATGGAAGCAGAAGTTGAAGAGTCTTTAGCCAAACGGTAA
- the waaF gene encoding lipopolysaccharide heptosyltransferase II — translation MLDWNTAKNILCIRLDTIGDVIMTTPAMRALKTAHPDRRITLMTSSAGAAIAPLLPDLDDLIVYDSPWLKATAPRVDSAPEYAMIEQLRRSQYDAAVIFTVYSQNPLPSAFLCYMAGIPLRLAHCHENPYQLLTDWIKDPEPEQFTRHEVQRQLDLVASVGCRGELDEWDKRMRLEVPPDALVQVQHKLAELDIERDRPWVVIHPGATAPSRRYPPEGFAIAARQLVQAGVQVIFTGTQPEIELIESIRLLMEMPSYSLGDRLSLSELTALLSLAPVLISNNTGPVHIAAAVGTPVVDLYALTNPQHTPWGVPNRVLFHDVPCRICYKSICPEGHHHCLRLVEPERVVDAALELLQTPVQDSPFNQTVLLAKV, via the coding sequence ATGCTGGACTGGAACACCGCTAAAAACATCCTCTGCATCCGGTTGGACACGATTGGTGATGTGATCATGACCACACCCGCGATGCGTGCCCTTAAAACGGCGCATCCCGATCGTCGCATCACTCTGATGACCTCATCGGCAGGAGCCGCGATCGCCCCTCTGCTCCCCGACCTGGATGACCTGATTGTGTACGATTCTCCCTGGTTAAAGGCGACCGCTCCACGGGTGGATAGTGCGCCAGAATACGCCATGATTGAGCAATTGCGGCGATCGCAGTACGATGCAGCGGTTATCTTTACGGTCTATAGCCAAAATCCATTACCATCGGCGTTTCTGTGTTACATGGCAGGAATTCCGCTACGGTTGGCGCATTGCCACGAAAACCCCTATCAGCTTTTGACGGATTGGATTAAAGATCCAGAGCCAGAGCAGTTTACCCGCCACGAGGTGCAGCGACAACTCGATCTGGTGGCGAGCGTGGGATGCCGGGGTGAATTAGATGAGTGGGACAAGCGAATGCGGTTAGAGGTTCCGCCAGATGCGCTGGTTCAGGTTCAGCACAAGCTAGCTGAACTAGACATTGAACGCGATCGCCCCTGGGTTGTGATCCATCCGGGGGCAACGGCTCCCTCGCGTCGCTATCCGCCAGAAGGGTTTGCGATCGCTGCTCGGCAACTTGTGCAGGCGGGTGTACAGGTGATTTTCACAGGCACTCAACCGGAAATAGAGTTGATTGAATCGATTCGGTTGTTGATGGAGATGCCGTCGTACTCGTTGGGCGATCGCCTGTCTTTGAGCGAATTAACCGCTCTCTTGTCGCTTGCTCCGGTACTCATTTCAAACAATACGGGTCCCGTTCACATTGCTGCTGCTGTTGGCACTCCTGTTGTGGATCTATACGCATTAACGAATCCTCAACATACGCCATGGGGTGTGCCTAACCGAGTGTTGTTTCACGATGTTCCCTGTCGCATTTGTTATAAGAGCATTTGCCCGGAAGGACATCATCATTGTTTACGGTTAGTTGAGCCAGAGAGGGTGGTTGATGCTGCGTTAGAGCTATTACAAACTCCAGTGCAAGACAGCCCATTCAATCAAACAGTCTTGCTTGCGAAGGTCTAG
- a CDS encoding glycosyltransferase family 9 protein: MLPEDWRLARYGLVVWCDPQMEVSALHTVLSTMRESLPQLHLTLLTSEAIDYSLLHEMRVETITLSQPPLGQSMGGSLPVRSLPSPQNGFYRKELRASDLSSPAHGISVNKGEQEEQPIRSLIQILRDHHFDAALILTTPTQSPYAWAYLCYLAGIPIRVGQSKEFGGGVLSTCISPPLDDVSTTEYYLHLLRSLGLVNTEKPQPQLAV; this comes from the coding sequence ATGCTTCCTGAAGATTGGCGGTTAGCGCGTTATGGATTGGTGGTGTGGTGTGATCCGCAAATGGAGGTATCTGCCCTGCACACTGTTTTGTCAACCATGCGAGAAAGTTTGCCCCAGTTGCATCTGACACTGTTGACATCAGAAGCGATCGATTACAGTCTTTTGCATGAGATGCGGGTGGAGACGATTACTCTGTCTCAACCTCCCCTGGGTCAGAGCATGGGAGGTTCCTTACCTGTTCGTTCGTTGCCTTCTCCCCAGAATGGGTTTTACAGAAAAGAGCTACGTGCTTCTGATCTCAGTTCTCCTGCCCATGGTATCTCCGTTAACAAAGGGGAGCAGGAAGAACAACCCATTCGATCGCTCATTCAGATATTGCGTGATCATCATTTTGATGCTGCCTTGATTTTGACAACACCCACCCAATCTCCCTATGCCTGGGCGTATCTGTGTTACCTGGCAGGAATTCCGATTCGGGTGGGGCAGTCGAAAGAGTTTGGTGGAGGGGTGTTATCGACGTGTATTTCTCCACCGTTAGATGACGTTTCTACAACTGAATACTATCTGCATTTATTGCGATCGCTTGGCTTAGTTAATACTGAAAAACCTCAGCCTCAGCTTGCGGTGTAA
- a CDS encoding glycosyltransferase, protein MPLRILTWHIHGSYLYYLTQAPHEFYLPVKPGKPEGYGGRSGSFPWGDNVYDISADEVCHHQFDCILFQSRRNYLQDQYEILSPDQRRLPRLYLEHDPPREHPTDTPHIVDDPDVLLVHVTHFNNLMWDSGQTPTCVIEHGVIVPEEVEYSGELDRGIVVINGLQKRGRRLGADLFEQARRCLPLDLVGMDATALGGLGDMAHTELLTFEARYRFFFHPVRYTSLGLAVCEAMMIGLPIIAPATTELVTVVENNVSGYIHTDIEVLIELMQELLKSPEKARRLSAGAREQARSRFHINRFVQNWNDAFERVMSRQLTPASG, encoded by the coding sequence ATGCCGTTACGCATTTTAACCTGGCACATCCACGGAAGTTATCTTTATTATTTGACTCAAGCACCTCATGAGTTCTACTTGCCAGTGAAACCGGGCAAGCCTGAAGGGTATGGGGGGCGATCGGGTAGTTTTCCCTGGGGTGATAACGTTTATGACATCTCTGCCGATGAGGTGTGCCACCATCAATTTGACTGTATTCTGTTTCAGTCACGGCGTAATTATCTGCAAGATCAGTACGAGATTTTGTCACCGGATCAGCGACGACTGCCTCGGCTGTATTTAGAGCACGATCCTCCACGGGAACACCCCACCGATACACCTCACATCGTGGATGATCCCGATGTGTTGCTTGTTCATGTCACTCACTTTAATAACCTGATGTGGGATAGCGGACAGACTCCCACGTGTGTGATCGAACATGGCGTGATCGTGCCTGAAGAAGTAGAGTATAGCGGCGAACTCGATCGCGGCATTGTGGTCATCAATGGCTTGCAGAAGCGGGGGCGACGGTTGGGAGCCGATTTGTTTGAACAGGCACGACGCTGCCTTCCCCTCGATCTGGTGGGTATGGACGCAACCGCGTTGGGTGGTTTAGGTGACATGGCTCATACTGAACTGCTGACCTTTGAAGCACGCTATCGATTCTTTTTTCATCCTGTGCGATATACCAGTTTGGGATTAGCGGTGTGTGAGGCAATGATGATCGGTTTACCTATCATTGCACCTGCCACAACTGAACTTGTAACGGTTGTAGAAAACAACGTCTCTGGTTACATTCACACTGATATTGAAGTCTTAATTGAGTTGATGCAGGAGTTGTTAAAGAGTCCTGAAAAAGCCCGTCGTTTGAGCGCAGGAGCCAGAGAACAAGCGCGATCGCGCTTTCACATCAACCGCTTTGTTCAAAATTGGAATGACGCTTTTGAGCGAGTGATGAGTCGTCAGTTAACCCCTGCGTCAGGGTGA
- the rfaE2 gene encoding D-glycero-beta-D-manno-heptose 1-phosphate adenylyltransferase, giving the protein MEADLLHLVDCWSSLTVLVIGDVMLDCYLNGTTNRLCQEAPVPVVAVSQRQNYPGGAANVAANVASLGANVRLLSVIGDDHEGDRLRQALAARQVATADLLVTPTRTTLAKQRVMAADQVLVRFDQGSTEAIAPDLEDWVIERLTAEYAACDAVIVSDYGYGILTPRIIQRLATLQAQHPRVLAVDSKQLPAYQSVGMTLAKPNYVEATQVLGIPKRVDQRVEQILACGNYLLEMIGADTVAVTLDAEGAVVLLSGQPPIRTVAQPVPAQQTSGAGDTYISAFTLGLATGATVSTAATLAATATGVVVQQVGTTLCSATALVHAFEAQAYPAHPRKILSDRATLSDCVQRLHQQGQRIVLTNGCFDILHAGHVAYLTQAKALGDVLIVGVNVDETVRQLKGSDRPVNPLADRLAVLAALGCVDYVVPFAELMPHALIRAICPTVFVKGGDYTRETLPEAELVEVLGGRVEILPYVRDRSTTRLIHRIQTANPLKNLSPL; this is encoded by the coding sequence ATGGAGGCTGACCTGCTCCATCTTGTGGATTGTTGGTCGTCGCTCACGGTGTTGGTGATCGGCGATGTCATGCTGGACTGTTACCTCAATGGCACGACCAATCGCCTTTGCCAGGAAGCCCCGGTGCCCGTGGTGGCGGTGAGTCAGCGTCAAAACTATCCGGGCGGAGCCGCGAATGTAGCTGCCAATGTAGCGAGTTTAGGGGCTAATGTACGCTTGCTGTCTGTCATTGGCGATGATCACGAAGGCGATCGCTTGCGGCAGGCGTTAGCAGCACGACAAGTTGCCACAGCCGATCTGCTCGTCACTCCCACCCGCACTACCCTGGCAAAACAGCGAGTCATGGCAGCGGATCAGGTGCTAGTGCGCTTTGATCAGGGCAGTACCGAGGCGATCGCCCCTGACCTGGAGGATTGGGTGATCGAACGGCTCACAGCGGAGTATGCCGCCTGTGATGCGGTAATTGTGTCGGATTATGGTTACGGCATCTTGACACCGCGCATCATTCAACGGTTGGCGACTCTGCAAGCGCAGCACCCCCGTGTGCTGGCGGTGGACTCGAAACAACTGCCCGCCTACCAGTCAGTAGGCATGACCCTGGCAAAGCCCAATTACGTAGAAGCAACTCAGGTGTTGGGCATACCGAAGCGAGTTGATCAGCGAGTGGAGCAAATCCTTGCTTGTGGCAATTATTTGTTAGAGATGATTGGAGCCGATACCGTTGCGGTGACCCTTGACGCGGAAGGAGCCGTGGTCTTGCTATCTGGGCAACCTCCCATCCGCACGGTTGCTCAACCCGTTCCAGCCCAGCAGACATCAGGGGCAGGCGACACGTACATCAGCGCATTCACATTGGGGTTAGCAACCGGGGCAACGGTGTCAACCGCTGCGACCCTCGCTGCAACTGCAACTGGAGTTGTGGTGCAACAGGTGGGAACAACACTGTGCTCCGCAACTGCTCTGGTGCATGCCTTTGAAGCTCAAGCGTATCCCGCTCACCCCCGCAAGATCCTAAGCGATCGCGCCACGCTCTCGGACTGTGTGCAGCGACTCCACCAACAGGGGCAGCGGATCGTATTGACGAATGGTTGCTTCGACATTCTCCATGCGGGTCATGTTGCCTATCTGACGCAGGCGAAGGCATTGGGGGATGTGTTGATCGTTGGCGTCAATGTGGATGAAACGGTGCGCCAACTCAAAGGTAGCGATCGCCCAGTGAATCCGCTTGCCGATCGTCTGGCAGTGTTGGCTGCACTGGGTTGTGTTGATTACGTAGTGCCCTTTGCGGAATTAATGCCCCACGCGCTGATTCGAGCTATCTGTCCGACGGTGTTTGTCAAAGGTGGCGACTATACCCGCGAAACCCTGCCAGAAGCCGAACTGGTTGAGGTGTTGGGCGGTAGAGTCGAGATTTTGCCCTATGTCCGCGATCGCTCCACGACCCGATTGATTCATCGCATTCAGACTGCCAACCCTTTGAAAAATCTCTCTCCCTTATGA
- a CDS encoding glycosyltransferase family 9 protein, whose translation METRLSNNYRLQQSLPQMIGTSTIAPQTIVVVRSLPGLGDLLCCVPAMRALRAAFPEAHIALIGLPWSQQFVQRFGHYFDEYLEFPGCPGIPEVPLEPQRIVQFLAQAQQRHFDLAFQLHGTGTYINNFVMLLGAKQAAGFFPKGQYCPDPQRFLPYPEHEPEVWRHLRLMEFLGVPLQGDHLDFPIHESDWQDWKAIATEYNLSPGDYICIHPGASVSARRWAPEQFALVADALAARGWQIVLTGTAAEVDLTRVVAEAMHGSAVNLAGKTHLGAIAALLSQSRLLVCNDTGVSHLAAALNVNSVVIFSNSDPHRWAPLNRQRHRVVVDAALIHHQMQWGSGGTLQKAIAADFCFPANPAMVLTQAMELLNQEVPYAS comes from the coding sequence ATGGAAACACGTCTCAGCAATAATTATCGATTGCAACAGTCATTGCCTCAGATGATTGGCACTTCAACGATCGCGCCCCAAACGATTGTAGTTGTGCGATCGCTCCCTGGGTTAGGTGATTTGCTCTGCTGCGTTCCAGCGATGCGGGCATTGCGGGCTGCGTTTCCAGAGGCGCATATCGCGCTGATTGGGTTGCCCTGGTCACAGCAGTTCGTACAACGATTTGGGCATTACTTTGACGAGTATTTAGAGTTTCCTGGTTGCCCTGGGATTCCGGAAGTTCCGCTGGAGCCTCAACGGATTGTTCAGTTTTTGGCACAAGCGCAACAACGCCATTTTGATCTGGCGTTTCAGTTGCATGGCACTGGCACCTATATCAACAACTTTGTCATGTTGTTGGGGGCAAAGCAGGCAGCAGGCTTTTTCCCAAAAGGTCAGTATTGCCCTGACCCACAACGCTTTTTACCCTATCCAGAGCACGAGCCAGAAGTATGGCGACATCTGCGGTTGATGGAGTTTTTGGGAGTTCCATTGCAGGGCGATCATCTGGATTTCCCAATTCACGAGTCTGACTGGCAGGACTGGAAGGCGATCGCCACTGAATACAATCTCAGTCCCGGCGATTACATCTGCATCCACCCCGGAGCCAGTGTCAGTGCTCGACGCTGGGCACCAGAGCAGTTCGCCTTAGTAGCAGATGCCCTGGCAGCACGAGGATGGCAAATTGTGTTGACGGGTACGGCAGCAGAAGTGGATTTAACGCGAGTTGTGGCGGAGGCAATGCACGGTTCGGCCGTGAACCTGGCAGGAAAAACTCATTTGGGGGCGATCGCCGCTCTGCTGAGCCAATCTCGATTGCTCGTGTGCAACGATACTGGGGTGTCGCATTTAGCCGCTGCACTCAACGTCAACAGTGTAGTGATTTTCTCTAACTCTGATCCGCATCGCTGGGCACCGCTTAATCGTCAGCGTCATCGAGTTGTTGTCGATGCAGCCTTGATTCACCATCAGATGCAATGGGGCAGTGGAGGCACGCTGCAAAAGGCGATCGCCGCTGATTTCTGTTTTCCGGCGAACCCTGCTATGGTGCTCACTCAGGCGATGGAGTTGTTAAATCAGGAGGTGCCCTATGCTTCCTGA
- a CDS encoding glycosyltransferase: MTKRIALISEHATPLGIFGGVDSGGQNVYVGQLAKHLAAIGYDVDVFTRRDSEHLPPVVDWQHGVRVIHVPAGPPTALPKEQLLPYMREFTAFMLDWCRDDASYDLIHANFWMSALVAAEIKRAIAIPFVVTFHALGRVRRLHQGKADQFPDERFAIEDRVVQEADHIIAECPQDREDLLQLYQADPNRISVIPCGFDTTEFWAIDKVRARLTLGLSPDEYLILQLGRMVPRKGVDTVIRGFAHLLKQRSLPARLLVVGGEADVPDPQLTPEIGRLTAIAQELGVASRITFVGRKGREVLKYYYSAADVFVTTPWYEPFGITPIEAMACGTPVIGSNVGGVKFTVKDGETGYLVPPNEPERLGDRLLHLLENPPVMSLFGRQAIRRAQDHFTWEKVTSAVAALYEEVLSGVNAIAGVEANQLAILDRGFESVLRAVQRSQRLLRPSIQAASQAMSNCFLRGGKLLICGNGGSAADAQHFAAELVGRFCCPQRAGLPAMALSADSAFVTAWANDVGYDDIFARQVETFAKPNDVLLGISTSGRSKNVIAAFEAAKRLNLTSIALLGGDGGELRTKADIAIVVPALETQRIQEVQLLVIHLLCELVEEQLLTTRSNGFERLGSWEQGYEFTEFEVLEETAVIRG, from the coding sequence ATGACTAAACGCATTGCTCTAATTAGTGAACATGCAACCCCACTGGGCATTTTTGGTGGAGTCGATAGTGGGGGGCAGAATGTCTATGTCGGTCAACTGGCGAAGCATTTGGCGGCGATCGGCTATGACGTGGATGTGTTTACCCGACGCGACAGCGAACATCTACCTCCTGTGGTTGATTGGCAACACGGAGTCCGGGTGATTCATGTCCCAGCGGGTCCACCGACTGCCCTGCCTAAGGAGCAGCTATTGCCCTACATGCGGGAATTTACTGCCTTTATGTTGGATTGGTGTCGTGACGATGCCTCCTACGATTTGATTCACGCTAATTTCTGGATGTCAGCCCTGGTGGCAGCCGAGATCAAACGGGCGATCGCCATTCCCTTTGTGGTGACGTTTCATGCGCTGGGACGAGTGCGGCGACTGCATCAGGGTAAGGCAGACCAGTTCCCGGATGAGCGGTTTGCAATCGAGGATCGGGTGGTGCAGGAGGCTGACCATATCATCGCCGAGTGTCCCCAGGATCGGGAGGATTTGTTGCAGTTGTATCAGGCAGATCCCAACCGCATCAGCGTGATCCCCTGTGGTTTCGACACAACTGAGTTTTGGGCGATCGACAAGGTACGTGCCCGCTTAACCTTGGGTTTATCTCCCGATGAGTATTTGATTTTGCAATTGGGACGGATGGTGCCCCGTAAAGGGGTTGATACCGTCATTCGTGGTTTTGCTCATTTGCTAAAACAGCGATCGCTCCCTGCTCGGTTGCTGGTTGTGGGAGGTGAGGCGGATGTGCCTGATCCCCAGTTAACGCCGGAGATTGGACGGTTAACAGCGATCGCCCAGGAGTTGGGTGTCGCTTCCCGCATCACCTTTGTTGGGCGCAAGGGACGGGAGGTGTTGAAGTATTACTACAGTGCGGCTGATGTGTTTGTCACAACGCCCTGGTATGAACCCTTTGGCATTACGCCGATTGAGGCGATGGCGTGTGGTACTCCGGTGATCGGCTCGAATGTGGGAGGGGTAAAGTTTACCGTCAAGGATGGCGAGACGGGGTATCTGGTGCCACCGAACGAACCAGAGCGATTGGGCGATCGCCTCTTGCATTTGCTAGAGAACCCGCCAGTCATGAGCTTGTTTGGGCGACAGGCGATTCGACGGGCTCAAGACCACTTCACCTGGGAGAAGGTGACGAGTGCTGTAGCGGCGTTGTATGAGGAGGTGTTGAGTGGTGTGAATGCGATCGCAGGGGTAGAAGCCAATCAACTTGCTATTCTCGATCGCGGTTTTGAGTCTGTATTGCGGGCTGTGCAGCGATCGCAGCGGTTGTTGCGTCCCAGCATTCAAGCTGCATCTCAAGCCATGAGTAATTGCTTTTTGCGTGGTGGCAAGCTGTTGATTTGTGGCAATGGGGGCAGTGCAGCGGATGCTCAACATTTTGCTGCGGAACTGGTGGGACGGTTCTGCTGTCCACAGCGAGCAGGCTTACCGGCCATGGCTTTGTCGGCAGACAGTGCGTTTGTCACAGCATGGGCAAATGATGTGGGGTATGACGATATATTTGCGCGTCAAGTTGAAACCTTTGCCAAACCCAATGATGTGTTGTTGGGGATCAGCACCAGTGGACGCTCTAAAAACGTGATCGCGGCATTTGAGGCGGCGAAACGGCTTAACCTCACCTCGATCGCCTTGTTAGGGGGAGATGGTGGTGAATTGCGAACGAAAGCTGACATTGCGATCGTCGTTCCTGCCCTGGAAACCCAACGGATTCAGGAGGTGCAGTTACTCGTCATTCATCTGCTCTGTGAGTTGGTAGAAGAACAACTGCTGACCACACGCTCCAATGGCTTTGAACGGTTAGGCAGTTGGGAGCAGGGTTATGAATTTACCGAGTTTGAAGTCCTCGAAGAGACAGCAGTGATTCGGGGGTAA
- a CDS encoding SDR family oxidoreductase, with protein MTNLLAGKVALVTGGGRGLGAAICETLAEAGMVAIAADIRIELAEQVAEQLRSRGLDSLAIPLDITDEQQVAMVVQKIMDQFGHIDVLVNNAGTDVTLPIEELTIADWDKVMSVNLRAPFILAKAVMPLMKQQGHGHIVNIASTAAKRVWANASVYHASKWGLMGLSHAMHVEARPHGVKVTAVVAGGMKTPFLLDRFPDIDPDILQDPKNVAATVRYVLTQPAETVIPEIMVIPMREGSWP; from the coding sequence ATGACCAATTTGTTGGCTGGTAAGGTCGCTCTTGTCACCGGAGGTGGACGGGGTTTAGGAGCCGCGATCTGTGAAACGTTAGCAGAAGCTGGCATGGTGGCGATCGCCGCTGATATCCGTATTGAATTGGCAGAGCAGGTAGCAGAACAGTTGCGATCGCGGGGGTTAGATTCATTGGCGATTCCGCTCGACATTACAGACGAGCAGCAGGTCGCAATGGTGGTGCAAAAAATTATGGATCAGTTCGGACACATTGATGTGTTAGTGAACAATGCCGGAACTGATGTCACGCTTCCCATTGAAGAGTTGACCATTGCCGATTGGGACAAAGTGATGAGCGTTAACCTGCGGGCACCATTCATCCTGGCTAAAGCTGTGATGCCGCTGATGAAGCAACAGGGACATGGGCATATCGTTAACATTGCCTCGACTGCTGCCAAACGAGTTTGGGCAAATGCCTCGGTGTATCACGCCAGCAAATGGGGCTTGATGGGACTGAGCCACGCCATGCACGTCGAAGCCCGTCCCCATGGTGTTAAAGTCACCGCTGTTGTTGCAGGGGGAATGAAAACGCCATTCTTGCTCGATCGCTTTCCCGACATCGATCCTGACATTTTGCAAGACCCCAAAAATGTAGCTGCAACGGTTCGTTATGTGTTGACCCAACCTGCTGAAACAGTGATCCCCGAAATTATGGTGATCCCCATGCGGGAAGGATCTTGGCCTTAG
- a CDS encoding glycosyltransferase family 2 protein — MIDILIPTYCRPAALAVTLTSLCAQTYRDFRVVVSDQTEDGSAFESGEVQAALRVLQSHGHVVETLKHLPRKGLAEHRQFLLNQAIAPYALFLDDDLILEPWVVECLLTTIQTEQCGFVGSAVIGLSFSEDVRPHQQILEFWEGPVEPEIVRSGTPQWERYKLHNAANLYHVQQQLKITPDHPRTYRVAWIGGCVMYDTTKLRSVGGFEFWRELPPNHCGEDVLAQLRVMAAFGGCGVLPSGVYHQELPTTIRDRSMDAPQLLPVV, encoded by the coding sequence ATGATCGACATTCTCATTCCTACTTATTGTCGTCCAGCTGCTTTAGCGGTAACCCTAACCAGCCTATGTGCTCAAACTTATCGTGACTTTCGTGTGGTGGTGTCTGACCAGACAGAGGATGGTAGTGCGTTTGAGTCGGGAGAAGTACAGGCAGCACTGCGGGTATTGCAGTCCCATGGGCATGTTGTGGAGACGCTGAAACACCTGCCCCGAAAAGGATTGGCGGAACATCGGCAGTTTTTGCTCAATCAGGCGATCGCTCCCTATGCCCTGTTCCTGGATGACGACCTGATCCTGGAACCCTGGGTCGTAGAGTGTTTATTGACTACGATTCAAACAGAGCAGTGTGGATTCGTTGGCTCAGCGGTGATTGGCTTGAGTTTTAGTGAAGATGTTCGTCCCCATCAGCAAATCTTAGAGTTTTGGGAAGGTCCAGTCGAGCCGGAGATCGTCCGTTCTGGTACTCCTCAGTGGGAGCGGTACAAGCTGCACAACGCCGCTAATCTTTATCACGTCCAGCAGCAATTAAAAATTACTCCTGATCATCCCCGCACCTATCGAGTTGCCTGGATTGGTGGTTGTGTGATGTATGACACGACCAAGTTACGCAGTGTGGGCGGATTTGAGTTTTGGCGTGAGTTACCCCCAAACCACTGCGGTGAAGATGTGTTAGCCCAATTGCGGGTAATGGCAGCCTTTGGTGGTTGTGGTGTGTTGCCTTCAGGGGTGTATCACCAGGAATTGCCAACGACGATCCGCGATCGCAGTATGGATGCTCCCCAATTGTTGCCAGTGGTGTAG
- a CDS encoding D-glycero-alpha-D-manno-heptose-1,7-bisphosphate 7-phosphatase, whose product MSRRAVFLDKDGTLIHNVPYNVDPDKIQLTEGAAIALQRLHAAQYDLIVITNQSGVARGYFPETALLGVEQRLHELFAAVGVPLMGFYYCPHHPQGTLPTYAFECDCRKPRPGLIYQAAQDHAIDLTQSWFIGDILHDVEAGRAAGCRTVLLDNGNETEWELSEARLPHHLVTDLAEAARLIVAIAQPRVQAVDDLLPISPYSGLLEANPMMQRLTEVGYGG is encoded by the coding sequence ATGAGCAGACGAGCTGTATTTCTAGATAAAGATGGAACTCTCATTCACAACGTTCCATACAATGTCGATCCCGATAAGATTCAGTTGACCGAAGGGGCGGCGATCGCCCTACAACGGCTCCATGCGGCTCAATATGACCTGATTGTTATTACCAATCAATCGGGCGTAGCACGGGGCTATTTCCCGGAAACGGCTCTGCTGGGAGTGGAGCAGCGGTTACACGAGTTGTTTGCTGCCGTTGGAGTGCCACTAATGGGCTTTTACTACTGTCCCCATCATCCCCAGGGAACGCTCCCAACCTACGCCTTTGAGTGTGATTGTCGTAAACCCAGACCGGGCTTGATTTATCAGGCAGCCCAGGATCACGCCATTGACCTGACCCAATCCTGGTTTATTGGAGATATCTTGCATGATGTGGAAGCGGGACGGGCAGCGGGATGCCGAACGGTATTGCTCGACAACGGCAACGAAACGGAATGGGAGTTATCGGAAGCCCGATTACCCCACCATCTGGTAACTGATCTGGCTGAAGCGGCTCGCTTGATTGTGGCGATCGCTCAACCTCGCGTTCAGGCGGTAGATGACTTGCTGCCGATCTCCCCCTACTCTGGTCTACTGGAAGCAAACCCGATGATGCAGCGATTGACGGAGGTGGGGTATGGAGGCTGA